A window of the Candidatus Cloacimonadota bacterium genome harbors these coding sequences:
- a CDS encoding 4Fe-4S binding protein: MAVKIDKNLCTACAICVDVCPTEALSIKGDVCVVDEDLCVDCGACIPECPVEAISE, encoded by the coding sequence ATGGCAGTAAAAATCGATAAAAATCTTTGCACCGCATGTGCTATTTGCGTAGATGTTTGCCCTACCGAAGCACTCTCGATCAAAGGTGACGTCTGTGTAGTAGATGAAGATTTATGTGTAGATTGTGGCGCTTGCATTCCAGAATGTCCGGTCGAAGCAATTTCTGAATAA